A genomic region of Bernardetia sp. ABR2-2B contains the following coding sequences:
- the cyoE gene encoding heme o synthase, protein MLTETDNLTLDINLELPETPTETHNTDVIHAETSKLKAFFALLKFRLSALVVFSSAIGYALGVDEITDWKRFAIFCFSSFIITGSANTLNQVIEKEYDKDMKRTKTRPLPTGIISQAEGIVFAVILAIIGGTLLVTFVNSLTAALGLLSLFLYAFVYTPSKRISSFSVFIGAFPGAFPPLIGWVASTGEISQFGLILFAIQFIWQFPHFWAIAWLGNDDYVKAGFKMLPSGGKTLRTSIQILTYTLFLLPIGLMPYVYGMSGSISAIIIFVCGLLFLIPAWLLVKKGDNKSALFLMFSSFFYLPIVQLALLFDKI, encoded by the coding sequence ATGCTTACCGAAACCGATAATCTCACTTTGGATATAAACTTAGAACTTCCCGAAACACCAACTGAAACACACAACACAGACGTAATACACGCAGAAACTTCAAAACTAAAAGCATTTTTTGCGCTCTTAAAGTTTCGTTTGTCGGCTTTGGTTGTTTTTTCTTCTGCTATTGGCTACGCTTTGGGCGTTGATGAAATTACAGACTGGAAAAGATTTGCCATTTTTTGCTTTAGTAGTTTTATCATCACAGGTTCTGCCAATACGCTCAATCAAGTTATTGAAAAAGAGTATGACAAAGACATGAAACGCACCAAAACTCGTCCTCTGCCAACAGGCATAATTTCTCAAGCAGAAGGAATTGTTTTTGCCGTTATTTTAGCAATTATTGGAGGAACTTTGCTAGTTACTTTTGTTAATTCTTTGACGGCTGCATTAGGTTTGCTTTCTCTCTTTTTGTATGCTTTTGTCTATACTCCCTCCAAACGTATTTCTTCATTTTCTGTATTTATTGGTGCTTTCCCAGGTGCTTTTCCTCCACTTATTGGTTGGGTAGCTTCTACTGGAGAAATTTCTCAATTTGGACTTATTCTTTTTGCTATTCAATTTATATGGCAATTCCCTCATTTTTGGGCAATTGCTTGGCTTGGAAATGACGACTATGTAAAAGCAGGTTTTAAAATGCTTCCTAGTGGTGGCAAAACATTGAGAACTTCTATTCAAATCTTGACTTATACATTATTCTTATTACCAATTGGACTTATGCCTTACGTTTATGGAATGTCTGGTAGTATTTCGGCAATAATTATCTTCGTTTGTGGGCTTTTATTCTTAATTCCTGCGTGGCTTTTGGTCAAAAAAGGAGATAATAAGTCAGCTTTATTCTTAATGTTTTCGTCTTTCTTTTATTTGCCAATCGTTCAACTAGCTTTATTATTTGATAAAATTTAA
- a CDS encoding DUF4494 domain-containing protein gives MNYWFLCKVSYTKELEDGTIKRMKDNYLTDATTLTEAEARMHEEVGRSMRGEFSVAAANRMNFVDVFTYPNVDNYYKCKIRYVTIDEAKGKEREVKNQVLIAADDLLDAHTRLTKEFSSMLVPYEIIEIIKTPLVEVFRYKSPDERVTPNLRPISEIEEVEE, from the coding sequence ATGAATTATTGGTTTCTCTGCAAAGTCAGTTATACAAAAGAATTAGAAGACGGTACAATAAAACGCATGAAAGATAATTATCTGACTGACGCAACTACGCTCACAGAAGCAGAAGCACGTATGCACGAAGAAGTAGGACGTTCGATGAGAGGAGAATTTTCGGTAGCAGCAGCCAACAGAATGAACTTTGTTGATGTTTTTACTTATCCAAATGTTGATAATTACTATAAATGCAAGATTCGTTATGTAACCATTGATGAAGCAAAAGGAAAAGAACGTGAGGTAAAAAATCAAGTTTTGATTGCTGCTGATGATTTATTAGATGCTCATACACGCCTAACAAAAGAATTTTCATCGATGCTTGTTCCTTACGAAATCATTGAGATTATCAAAACTCCTTTAGTGGAAGTTTTCCGTTACAAATCGCCAGATGAAAGAGTTACGCCAAACCTTCGTCCTATTTCTGAAATCGAAGAAGTAGAAGAGTAG
- a CDS encoding COX15/CtaA family protein, translating into MAAIYRKFGITTIIAVYLLILVGGIVRSTGSGMGCPDWPKCFGQYVPPTDISELPEDYKTIFAVQGREIADFNAVHTWIEYINRLLGALIGLFILITAVLSVSFWKKDKIITLLSILALIGVLIQGWLGAKVVSSDLHEGMITIHMIMALVIVGLLIYTIVRSYKDKDYSELDFGTVFNSKKINLILFASVGVAFVQLILGTQVRESIDTIAKTLGENLRSEWIDNLGMTFYIHRSFSILVLLLHLGLVYMIWKNVASNTPISKLGKSLLFIIIIEVITGTIMAYFAIPKPLQPVHMLLASVALGVHILLILFINFDLLIRNKEIVAALRLRQEEWFEHVSKSRAYIKVINDKDDKK; encoded by the coding sequence ATGGCTGCTATTTATCGCAAATTCGGAATTACTACAATCATTGCTGTTTATCTGCTTATTTTGGTGGGTGGAATTGTGCGTAGTACAGGCTCAGGAATGGGCTGTCCAGATTGGCCAAAATGCTTTGGTCAGTACGTTCCACCAACAGATATTAGTGAACTTCCAGAAGATTACAAGACTATTTTTGCTGTTCAGGGACGTGAAATTGCAGATTTTAATGCTGTTCATACGTGGATAGAATATATAAATCGCCTTTTGGGTGCGCTTATTGGGCTTTTTATTTTAATTACAGCTGTGCTTTCAGTTTCATTTTGGAAAAAAGATAAAATTATTACTCTTCTTTCTATTTTGGCTCTAATTGGAGTGCTTATACAAGGTTGGTTAGGAGCAAAAGTAGTTTCGTCTGATTTACATGAAGGAATGATAACTATTCACATGATAATGGCTCTTGTTATTGTTGGACTTTTGATTTATACCATCGTGCGTTCCTACAAAGATAAAGACTATTCAGAATTGGATTTTGGAACTGTATTCAATAGTAAAAAAATTAATTTGATTCTCTTTGCGAGTGTAGGAGTTGCTTTTGTCCAACTCATTTTAGGAACACAAGTCAGAGAAAGTATTGATACAATTGCAAAAACACTAGGAGAAAACCTTAGAAGTGAATGGATAGACAACTTAGGAATGACTTTTTACATTCATCGGTCATTTTCAATTTTGGTTCTTCTTCTTCACTTAGGTTTAGTTTATATGATTTGGAAAAATGTTGCAAGTAATACGCCTATAAGTAAATTAGGAAAAAGCCTCCTATTTATTATTATTATAGAAGTAATTACAGGAACTATAATGGCATATTTTGCTATTCCTAAGCCTTTACAACCTGTTCATATGCTTTTGGCTTCAGTAGCTTTGGGCGTCCATATTTTGCTTATTCTATTTATAAATTTTGATCTATTAATCAGAAATAAAGAAATAGTTGCTGCTCTCAGATTAAGACAAGAGGAGTGGTTTGAACATGTAAGCAAAAGTAGAGCATACATAAAAGTCATAAATGACAAAGACGATAAAAAATAA
- the pnp gene encoding polyribonucleotide nucleotidyltransferase, which translates to MKPNPIIKTVSLPDGREISVETGVLAKQASGAVVVRMGKTMLLATVVGAKEPREGMNFFPLSVDYQEKFASNGRIPGGFLKREGRLSDHEILVSRIIDRAVRPLFPDNYHNETQIMISLISADSEVLPDALAGFAASAAIAVSDLPMLEPMSEVRVIKLEEEYIVNPTPSQMEEASLECIVAATFDNIMMVEGESKEVTEEDLLKAIQVAHETIKLQCTLQREMAEAVGSTEKREHLQPEGNAELEKMLHDNYYQAIYDSVKEGTSRSKSERGEAISAIKQSYIDTLPEEPTEDEQVDMKLVSTYFKKMYKSAARNFVLDEGTRLDGRKTNEVRPIWSEINYLPSAHGSAVFTRGETQSLTTVTLGTKLDEQMIDGAMNSGYNRFILHYNFPAFSTGEARPNRGPGRREVGHGNLAMRALKNILPSYEDNPYTVRVVSDILESNGSSSMATVCAGSMALMDAGVSLKAPVSGIAMGMISDSETGKFAILSDILGDEDHLGDMDFKLTGTANGITAYQMDIKIDGLSYEILHKALLQAKEGRMHILGEMNKTITEARVEVKDHAPRIHQIIIPRDLIGAVIGPGGKIVQEIQRETGATITIEEVDNAGRVSIFATDKDVLNKAKSIVEEIVTPPEEGKTYEGTVKKITDFGAFVEFMKGKEGLLHISEITWERLPSMEGVLEEGEEIQVRLMEVDKRSGKYRLSRKVLLPKPEGYEERPPRNDRGGSRNGRDSRGGGRDSRPPRRNN; encoded by the coding sequence ATGAAACCAAATCCGATTATAAAAACGGTTTCTCTCCCCGACGGACGAGAAATAAGTGTAGAAACAGGCGTACTTGCCAAACAAGCCAGTGGTGCAGTAGTAGTAAGAATGGGCAAAACAATGCTTTTAGCTACCGTAGTAGGTGCAAAAGAACCACGTGAAGGAATGAATTTTTTCCCTCTTTCAGTTGATTATCAAGAAAAATTCGCCTCTAATGGTCGTATCCCTGGAGGCTTTTTGAAGCGTGAAGGAAGATTATCAGACCACGAAATTCTTGTTTCAAGAATTATTGACAGAGCTGTTCGTCCTCTTTTTCCAGACAATTATCACAACGAAACACAAATTATGATTTCGCTTATCTCTGCTGATAGCGAAGTTTTACCTGATGCTTTGGCTGGTTTTGCTGCTTCGGCTGCGATTGCAGTTTCTGATTTGCCGATGCTTGAGCCAATGTCAGAAGTAAGAGTAATAAAGTTAGAAGAAGAATATATCGTTAATCCAACACCTTCTCAAATGGAAGAGGCTAGTTTGGAATGTATTGTCGCTGCAACTTTTGACAATATTATGATGGTAGAAGGAGAGTCTAAAGAAGTAACAGAAGAAGATTTATTAAAAGCAATTCAAGTAGCACACGAAACTATTAAGCTACAATGTACATTGCAAAGAGAAATGGCAGAAGCCGTTGGAAGTACAGAAAAACGTGAACATTTGCAGCCAGAAGGCAATGCAGAATTAGAAAAAATGTTGCACGACAATTATTATCAAGCCATTTATGATTCTGTGAAAGAAGGAACTTCACGCAGTAAATCTGAAAGAGGAGAGGCTATTAGTGCTATCAAACAATCGTATATTGATACGCTTCCAGAAGAGCCAACAGAAGACGAGCAAGTAGATATGAAATTGGTTAGTACCTATTTCAAAAAAATGTACAAATCAGCTGCTCGTAATTTCGTTTTAGATGAAGGAACTCGCTTAGACGGAAGAAAAACAAATGAAGTTCGTCCTATTTGGTCAGAAATCAATTATTTACCTTCTGCTCACGGTTCGGCAGTCTTTACTCGTGGCGAAACGCAATCATTAACAACAGTTACACTAGGAACAAAACTAGACGAACAAATGATTGATGGTGCAATGAACTCTGGCTATAACCGTTTTATTTTGCATTATAATTTCCCTGCATTCTCTACTGGTGAAGCTCGTCCAAACCGTGGACCTGGTCGTCGTGAAGTAGGACACGGAAATTTGGCGATGCGTGCCTTGAAAAATATTTTGCCTTCTTATGAAGATAATCCTTATACAGTTCGTGTAGTTTCTGATATTTTAGAATCAAATGGTTCTTCTTCAATGGCTACAGTTTGTGCAGGTTCGATGGCACTTATGGATGCAGGTGTAAGCCTTAAAGCTCCAGTTTCTGGTATTGCAATGGGAATGATTTCGGATAGTGAGACAGGTAAATTTGCAATCCTTTCAGATATTTTGGGAGATGAAGACCATCTAGGAGATATGGACTTTAAACTTACAGGAACAGCGAACGGAATTACGGCATATCAAATGGACATCAAAATTGATGGACTTTCGTATGAAATTTTGCATAAAGCATTATTACAAGCAAAAGAAGGTCGTATGCACATTTTGGGAGAAATGAACAAAACGATTACAGAGGCTCGTGTAGAAGTAAAAGACCACGCTCCACGTATTCACCAAATTATTATTCCTCGTGATTTGATTGGTGCTGTCATAGGGCCTGGAGGAAAAATTGTACAAGAAATTCAGCGTGAAACAGGCGCAACCATTACAATTGAAGAAGTGGATAATGCAGGACGTGTTTCTATTTTTGCAACTGATAAAGACGTACTTAATAAAGCAAAATCTATTGTTGAAGAAATCGTAACTCCACCAGAAGAAGGCAAAACGTACGAAGGAACAGTTAAGAAAATAACTGACTTTGGTGCTTTTGTAGAGTTTATGAAAGGAAAAGAAGGCTTACTTCATATTTCTGAAATTACTTGGGAACGTTTGCCATCAATGGAAGGCGTTTTGGAAGAAGGCGAAGAAATCCAAGTACGATTGATGGAAGTAGATAAGCGTTCTGGTAAATACCGTTTGTCAAGAAAAGTATTGTTGCCTAAACCAGAAGGTTATGAAGAACGTCCACCTCGTAATGATAGAGGAGGAAGCCGTAATGGTAGAGATAGCAGAGGAGGAGGAAGAGATTCTCGTCCACCACGTAGAAATAACTAA
- a CDS encoding response regulator gives MTNTYTILVADDTQENLKLVTEYLENDAKESQKNDEISFGYQILLAPNGEVALKIALKTEIDLLITDWEMPKMNGLELISAFQTDKKLRKIPIIMITGMYIAAENLKTALEKGAIDFISKPIHEMELVARVRSAIRLQESFKIIEEQKNKELSAKILHIQRQNEMLVEIDNEFSTLLKKIRKAEKENSDIEIESYVSELHQIKKTLKKNIDTEHDWENFQLRMQQNHPEFVQKLAVYEDLKPHELRFLTYLYIRMNDKEIARILNINYQSVRAYKSRVKKKLAIEDGVSLNDWIVSL, from the coding sequence TTGACAAATACTTATACTATACTTGTCGCTGACGACACACAAGAAAACCTAAAACTGGTTACTGAATACTTAGAAAATGATGCAAAAGAAAGTCAAAAAAATGATGAAATTTCTTTTGGATATCAAATTCTTCTTGCACCCAATGGAGAAGTAGCTCTAAAAATTGCTCTAAAAACAGAAATTGACCTACTCATAACAGATTGGGAGATGCCCAAAATGAATGGTTTAGAGCTTATTTCTGCTTTTCAAACTGATAAAAAACTGCGTAAAATCCCTATTATTATGATAACAGGAATGTACATTGCAGCCGAAAACCTCAAAACAGCTTTAGAAAAAGGAGCAATAGATTTTATCAGTAAACCTATTCACGAAATGGAACTGGTTGCAAGAGTAAGGTCAGCCATTCGCCTACAAGAATCCTTCAAAATAATCGAAGAGCAAAAGAATAAAGAACTTAGTGCAAAAATTCTTCATATTCAACGTCAGAATGAAATGTTAGTAGAAATTGATAATGAGTTTAGTACACTCTTGAAAAAAATTAGAAAAGCAGAAAAAGAAAATTCTGATATAGAAATTGAAAGCTATGTGAGTGAGCTACATCAAATCAAAAAAACACTCAAAAAAAATATAGATACAGAACATGACTGGGAGAACTTCCAACTAAGAATGCAACAAAACCATCCAGAGTTTGTACAAAAGTTGGCTGTCTATGAAGATTTAAAGCCTCATGAACTTCGTTTTCTGACGTATCTTTATATTAGAATGAACGACAAAGAAATTGCAAGAATTTTGAATATAAATTACCAGAGTGTGAGAGCCTACAAATCAAGAGTAAAGAAAAAACTCGCTATTGAAGACGGTGTTTCTTTGAATGATTGGATTGTGAGTCTTTGA
- a CDS encoding RNA polymerase sigma factor RpoD/SigA encodes MRQLKISKQITNRESQSLDKYLQEIGKVDLLTPDEEVELAKRIRDGDQIALERLTKANLRFVVSVAKQYQNQGLSLGDLINEGNLGLIKAAQRFDETRGFKFISYAVWWIRQSILQALAEQSRIVRLPLNRVGSLNKISKTFSELEQRYEREPSPEELADELEITPAEVIDTLKISGRHVSMDAPFVQGEDNTLLDVLENDTEDKPDSELMNDSLRREVQRALSTLTPREADVITYYFGLNGEHPMTLEEIGEKFNLTRERVRQIKEKAIRRLRHTTRSKALKPYLG; translated from the coding sequence ATGAGACAACTAAAAATAAGCAAACAGATAACCAACAGAGAAAGTCAATCACTAGATAAATATCTCCAAGAGATTGGAAAAGTGGATTTACTTACTCCTGATGAAGAAGTAGAATTAGCAAAACGTATTCGTGATGGCGACCAAATAGCATTAGAAAGATTGACAAAAGCCAATTTGCGTTTTGTAGTTTCTGTTGCAAAACAATATCAAAATCAAGGGCTTTCTTTGGGCGACCTTATCAATGAAGGAAATTTAGGTCTTATTAAAGCGGCACAACGTTTTGACGAAACTCGTGGTTTTAAGTTTATTTCGTATGCTGTTTGGTGGATTCGTCAATCAATTTTACAAGCATTGGCAGAGCAGTCTCGTATTGTTCGTCTTCCTCTCAACCGTGTTGGTTCACTTAATAAAATCTCAAAAACGTTTTCTGAATTAGAACAGCGTTATGAGCGTGAGCCTTCTCCAGAAGAATTAGCTGACGAACTAGAAATTACTCCAGCAGAAGTAATTGATACACTCAAAATTTCGGGTCGTCACGTATCTATGGATGCTCCATTTGTTCAAGGAGAAGACAATACACTTCTTGATGTTTTGGAAAATGATACAGAAGACAAGCCAGATTCAGAACTAATGAATGACTCGCTTCGTCGTGAAGTTCAAAGAGCTTTATCAACACTCACTCCTCGTGAAGCTGATGTAATTACCTATTATTTTGGACTTAATGGAGAACACCCAATGACTTTGGAAGAAATTGGAGAGAAGTTTAATCTTACTCGTGAGCGTGTTCGTCAGATAAAAGAAAAAGCAATTCGTCGTCTTCGTCATACAACACGTAGCAAGGCTTTGAAACCTTATTTGGGTTAA
- a CDS encoding cytochrome c oxidase subunit 3 produces MDTTKNIYIEEQEITTMHPKKFNVWLFIVSIIMLFAALTSGYIVRQGDVLKEWLVFDLPSLFYWSTGVILLSSVTMHWAYIAAKKNEIGQVKIGLIVTLVLGFVFLYMQVKGWGQLVDSGVFFAGEKSNPAGSFIYVISGLHGTHILAGLVFVAITLIRAMNSKVHSKSTNTISMCMTFWHFLDLLWIYLFFFFYFFKDGLN; encoded by the coding sequence ATGGATACTACAAAAAATATATACATAGAAGAGCAAGAAATAACAACGATGCACCCAAAGAAATTTAATGTTTGGTTGTTTATTGTAAGTATTATTATGCTTTTTGCAGCCCTTACTTCGGGTTATATTGTAAGACAGGGAGATGTTCTGAAAGAATGGCTTGTTTTCGATTTGCCTTCCCTTTTTTATTGGAGTACAGGAGTGATTTTGCTGAGCAGTGTTACGATGCACTGGGCATATATTGCAGCCAAAAAAAATGAAATCGGACAAGTAAAAATTGGTCTTATTGTTACTCTTGTTTTAGGATTTGTATTTCTTTATATGCAAGTAAAAGGTTGGGGACAATTAGTTGATTCAGGTGTTTTCTTTGCAGGAGAGAAAAGTAATCCTGCTGGTTCATTTATCTATGTTATTTCTGGACTTCACGGAACACATATTTTGGCAGGTTTAGTATTTGTCGCCATTACTCTTATTAGAGCTATGAACTCAAAGGTTCATTCTAAAAGCACAAATACGATTTCTATGTGCATGACCTTTTGGCATTTCTTAGACCTTCTTTGGATATATTTGTTCTTCTTCTTCTATTTCTTTAAGGATGGTTTGAATTAA
- a CDS encoding DUF3078 domain-containing protein, with protein MKHFNFLVIAFLLLLSFPALSQDTTNVTTDGIATVPVEEIKIWKKGGSFSGTFANVGLSNWAGGGQSSIALGAILNLNATRKTEKSTWENILTMQYGMARVGKSDFNLFKKTDDNFQFDSKYSYNLAKHWSSGTSVNFRTQMAPGYFFERDSLGEEKQGQLISNFLSPGYLLFATGIRYETKIFSMRYSPLAAKFTFVMNDSLAAAGAFGVEEGQNIRSEFGSNFDAALTYDVMENVKLSSTLNLFANYENLTQIDVNWENLIVFKVNKYLTTSFSTQLIYDHDILIPQEDSEVSKRAIQFKHVLNINVGYTF; from the coding sequence ATGAAACACTTCAACTTTTTAGTCATCGCTTTTTTACTTCTACTTTCTTTTCCAGCTCTTTCACAAGATACTACAAACGTAACTACTGATGGAATTGCTACTGTTCCTGTCGAAGAAATTAAGATTTGGAAAAAAGGAGGTTCATTTTCTGGAACTTTTGCTAATGTAGGACTAAGTAATTGGGCAGGAGGTGGACAAAGTTCGATTGCCTTAGGTGCAATTCTGAATTTGAATGCAACACGAAAAACAGAAAAATCTACGTGGGAAAATATCTTAACTATGCAATATGGAATGGCAAGAGTCGGTAAAAGTGATTTTAATTTATTCAAAAAAACAGATGATAATTTCCAGTTTGATTCTAAATACAGCTATAATTTGGCTAAACATTGGAGTAGTGGAACATCTGTAAACTTTCGTACGCAAATGGCACCAGGTTATTTTTTTGAAAGGGATTCTTTAGGAGAAGAAAAACAAGGACAACTGATTTCTAATTTTCTCTCTCCTGGTTATTTGCTTTTTGCAACAGGTATTCGTTATGAAACCAAAATTTTTAGTATGCGTTACTCGCCTTTGGCTGCTAAGTTTACCTTTGTGATGAATGATTCTTTGGCTGCAGCTGGTGCTTTTGGAGTAGAAGAAGGACAGAACATTCGCTCTGAGTTTGGTTCTAACTTTGATGCTGCACTTACTTATGACGTAATGGAAAATGTAAAATTGAGTTCTACGCTAAATCTTTTTGCTAATTATGAAAACCTAACACAAATAGATGTAAACTGGGAAAATTTGATTGTTTTTAAAGTAAATAAATATCTTACGACAAGTTTTTCTACGCAATTAATCTATGACCACGATATTCTGATTCCACAAGAAGATTCAGAGGTTTCTAAAAGAGCTATTCAGTTTAAACATGTTTTGAATATCAATGTAGGTTATACATTTTAG
- a CDS encoding DUF3857 domain-containing protein: MSKNNPVLKVSFLFLFFSAFISTAFSQNPEQLYSQYKKQFPDKMAVLLEKNDEVVIDFEDDTVATTHTEYEDLLFLTDRSVGLANQKAYESYFSKIEKIDAITLVPNGRKYKKMKVEYFKKEKESSSGIFYDDLESTNFIMPNVSPKARTQVEITQSIKDPRFLSSFYLDSYVPIESAKLTLKVHKDIEIAYKLFNTEGIKLEFNRTAKGNYITYEWTAKDLEDFKAEDNAPRRNYFSPHIVYYVTQINYPNRTQKIAKSVADLYDWYSTLSCKVNLEDDAELFKTVQELTKDIKDEQEKVKKIFYWVQDNIKYIAFEDGMQGFIPSEASFVYAKRYGDCKGMSSIIHKMLNMAGIQNTYLTWIGSRSLPYKYSEIPTPIVDNHMIVTYQPTEGEFIFLDATDSYSPFGFPSSMIQGKEALLGMGREKHKVALVPIIDKEKNYSKESVELSISDKNLVGKGQYSAEGYPKGYMTHYIDGLSKENEKLYMNRYFTKGNNKFFVDDYTINNLNEKDTALKIEYDFRIEDYAKFVGDEIYINMNMEKAFSNDEIENDRKSPIENDYLFKANNDIFLEIPEGYEVEYLPENSNFKNDLFGYNIEYKKEGNKIKFTHNYYKNYLLLNDESFKDWNKMIKEVNKAYREVIILKKK, encoded by the coding sequence ATGTCAAAAAATAATCCTGTACTAAAAGTATCTTTTCTATTCCTGTTCTTTTCAGCTTTTATTTCTACTGCCTTTAGCCAAAATCCAGAGCAGCTTTATAGTCAATACAAAAAACAGTTTCCTGATAAAATGGCTGTTTTATTAGAAAAAAATGATGAAGTAGTCATTGATTTTGAAGACGATACAGTCGCTACCACGCATACAGAATATGAAGATTTATTATTTCTGACAGACCGTTCAGTTGGTCTTGCTAATCAAAAAGCGTATGAATCATACTTTTCTAAAATTGAAAAAATTGATGCAATTACACTTGTTCCCAATGGACGAAAGTATAAAAAAATGAAAGTAGAGTATTTTAAAAAGGAAAAAGAATCTTCTTCTGGAATATTTTATGATGATTTGGAATCTACCAATTTCATTATGCCCAATGTTTCTCCAAAGGCTCGTACACAAGTTGAGATTACACAAAGCATAAAAGACCCTCGTTTTTTGAGTTCGTTTTATTTGGATAGTTATGTTCCTATCGAATCAGCAAAACTGACTCTGAAAGTTCATAAAGATATAGAAATCGCTTACAAATTATTCAATACAGAAGGCATAAAACTAGAATTTAACAGAACAGCTAAAGGAAATTATATCACTTATGAATGGACAGCTAAAGACTTGGAAGACTTCAAGGCAGAAGACAATGCACCTCGTCGTAATTATTTTTCCCCTCATATTGTCTATTATGTTACTCAAATAAATTATCCAAACCGAACGCAGAAAATAGCAAAAAGTGTAGCTGATTTGTACGATTGGTATTCAACTCTTTCTTGTAAAGTAAATTTAGAAGATGATGCAGAATTATTTAAAACTGTCCAAGAACTCACAAAAGACATAAAAGACGAACAAGAAAAAGTGAAAAAGATTTTTTATTGGGTACAAGATAATATCAAATACATTGCTTTTGAAGATGGAATGCAGGGTTTTATTCCTAGTGAAGCGAGTTTTGTTTATGCCAAACGTTACGGAGATTGTAAAGGAATGTCGTCTATCATTCATAAAATGCTAAATATGGCAGGTATTCAAAATACATATCTCACTTGGATTGGTTCAAGAAGTTTGCCTTATAAATACTCTGAAATTCCTACTCCGATTGTGGATAATCACATGATTGTAACCTACCAACCAACAGAAGGAGAGTTTATTTTTCTTGATGCAACTGATTCTTATTCTCCTTTTGGTTTTCCTTCATCAATGATACAAGGAAAAGAAGCTCTTTTAGGAATGGGAAGAGAAAAGCATAAAGTCGCATTAGTTCCAATTATTGATAAAGAAAAAAATTATTCAAAAGAATCTGTTGAGCTTTCTATTTCTGATAAAAATTTGGTTGGAAAGGGTCAGTATTCAGCAGAAGGCTATCCAAAAGGCTACATGACACATTATATAGATGGACTTTCGAAGGAAAATGAAAAACTATATATGAATCGTTATTTTACCAAAGGAAATAATAAATTTTTTGTAGATGATTATACAATTAATAATCTAAATGAAAAAGATACAGCTTTAAAGATTGAATATGATTTCAGAATTGAAGATTATGCAAAATTTGTAGGCGATGAGATTTATATCAATATGAATATGGAAAAAGCCTTTAGTAATGATGAAATAGAAAACGATAGAAAATCTCCTATTGAAAATGATTATCTTTTTAAAGCTAACAATGATATTTTTTTAGAAATCCCAGAGGGTTATGAAGTGGAATATTTGCCAGAGAATAGTAACTTCAAAAATGACTTATTTGGTTATAACATTGAATACAAAAAAGAAGGTAATAAAATAAAATTTACTCACAATTATTACAAAAATTACTTATTACTCAACGATGAGAGTTTTAAAGATTGGAACAAAATGATAAAAGAAGTAAATAAAGCCTATCGTGAAGTTATTATTTTGAAGAAGAAGTAG
- a CDS encoding DUF6438 domain-containing protein: MKKYFLLFALLFSLLLCSSLFTSCKSSKTESFFELKYAKSACKGRCPVFDLTIRDDQMVVFNGRKYTTIVGIVQIKLSDKKYQKLQDLITGSQFLETDAIGYNRPFDIPVTTLEVTKGEKNKKQIVYLEKPKNLEPLLAFLDMLVIEIQADSRTN; encoded by the coding sequence ATGAAAAAATATTTCTTACTTTTTGCTTTACTTTTCTCTCTGTTGCTTTGTAGTAGCTTATTTACTTCATGCAAGTCTTCCAAAACAGAGAGTTTTTTCGAATTAAAATATGCAAAATCAGCCTGTAAAGGTCGTTGTCCTGTCTTTGATTTAACAATTAGAGATGACCAAATGGTAGTTTTTAATGGGCGAAAATATACAACAATTGTCGGAATTGTTCAAATAAAATTATCTGATAAAAAATATCAAAAACTGCAAGACTTAATAACAGGAAGTCAGTTTTTAGAAACTGATGCAATTGGCTATAACCGTCCTTTTGATATTCCTGTTACTACATTAGAAGTTACCAAAGGAGAAAAAAACAAAAAACAAATTGTATATCTAGAAAAACCCAAAAACTTAGAACCACTATTAGCTTTTTTGGATATGTTAGTTATTGAAATACAAGCAGATAGTAGAACAAACTAA